In Melanotaenia boesemani isolate fMelBoe1 chromosome 7, fMelBoe1.pri, whole genome shotgun sequence, a single window of DNA contains:
- the tmtops3a gene encoding teleost multiple tissue opsin 3a has product MVVHLHDLNFSTTDSSFSSPSLSTDTALRDSTAPQSPHGLSRTGHTAVAVCLGFILVAGILNNFLTLLIFAKFRSLWTPINLILLNISLSDILVCVLGTPFSFAASLHGRWLIGEYGCKWYGFANSLFGIVSLVSLSVLSYERYTAVLHSSQADVSDFRKAWLCVGGSWLYSLLWTLPPFLGWSSYGPEGPGTTCSVQWHLRSPTSVSYVLCLFIFCLLLPLLLMVYSYGRILVAIRRVGKINLLAAQRREQHILLMVLSMVSCYMLCWMPYGIMALVATFGRTGLVTPMASVVPSVLAKFSTVVNPVIYVFFNNQFYRCFVAFLKCSTEPHTVQREEHQTPRTQVSDAFGVQRQASLSSSQPQVVSSTRNTALCSRHNERHILFVRYAP; this is encoded by the exons ATGGTCGTCCATTTACACGATTTGAATTTCAGCACCACAGACAGCTCATTCTCCAGCCCCAGCCTCAGCACCGACACCGCCCTGCGCGACTCCACGGCGCCCCAGAGCCCTCATGGGCTGAGCCGGACCGGCCACACGGCGGTTGCAGTATGCCTCGGCTTTATTTTAGTGGCGGGGATCCTCAACAACTTTCTCACGCTGCTCATCTTCGCAAAGTTTCGCTCCCTCTGGACGCCCATTAATCTCATCCTGTTGAACATCAGCCTGAGCGACATCCTTGTGTGCGTTTTGGGGACACCGTTCAGTTTCGCAGCCAGTTTGCACGGTAGATGGCTCATTGGAGAGTACGGCTGTAAGTGGTACGGGTTCGCAAATTCCCTTTTTG GAATTGTGTCCCTGGTGTCCTTGTCAGTTCTTTCCTATGAGCGCTACACTGCTGTGCTCCATTCCTCCCAAGCGGACGTCTCAGACTTCAGGAAGGCCTGGCTGTGTGTAGGAGGCTCCTGGCTCTACTCACTCCTCTGGACATTGCCCCCCTTTTTAGGTTGGAGCAGCTACGGGCCGGAGGGCCCTGGTACCACTTGTTCTGTCCAGTGGCACCTCCGCTCACCCACCAGCGTCTCATATGTGCTGTGCCTCTTCATCTTCTGTCTTCTACTGCCTCTTCTACTGATGGTCTACTCTTACGGACGAATCCTGGTTGCCATTAGAAGG GTGGGTAAGATCAATCTGTTAGCAGCCCAGCGCAGAGAGCAGCACATTTTGCTCATGGTGCTGTCCATGGTGTCCTGCTACATGCTGTGCTGGATGCCCTACGGCATCATGGCACTCGTAGCCACCTTCGGTAGGACAGGACTGGTCACTCCCATGGCTAGTGTGGTGCCCTCCGTACTGGCCAAGTTCAGCACGGTTGTTAACCCGGTTATCTACGTTTTCTTCAACAACCAG TTTTATAGATGCTTTGTGGCCTTCTTGAAGTGCAGCACAGAACCCCACACTGTTCAAAGAGAAGAGCACCAAACCCCAAGAACACAAGTGTCAGATGCCTTCGGGGTTCAAAGACAGGCCTCCCTCAGCTCTTCACAACCTCAGGTTGTCAGCAGCACCAGAAACACTGCCCTCTGCAGCCGACACAACGAACGGCACATTCTGTTTGTCCGCTACGCTccataa
- the cd40lg gene encoding CD40 ligand: protein MIRTDQTSLAPPPLPPRLGRSQPILIPAQLPPLGHNNKPLIHFLAGVVILHLMLSIGGFIYLLYKDKTLLPENSPLAQERVGYPPTKQQEASSLALARMVIEQPSYTGKEDKSSGFLRWEKTQSVHKNINSYENSWLTILEPGDYYVYSRVTFSKGSAKIPLASRVKLRKSETEKDETVMKAYCSLNSSNISRKSASDPDMCTATQMELLTLEKGNQLSVWVQDLSLVDYEAGATTFGMYKL from the exons ATGATCAGGACTGACCAGACCAGCTTGGCTCCACCGCCGCTGCCTCCACGACTGGGCAGGTCCCAGCCGATCCTAATCCCAGCTCAGCTTCCACCACTGGGCCACAACAACAAGCCTCTAATCCACTTTTTggctggtgtagtgatactgcaCTTAATGCTGTCTATTGGAGGATTCATCTATTTGCTCTACAAAGACAAAACACTTTTACCT GAAAATAGTCCCTTAGCTCAAGAAAGAG TTGGATATCCCCCAACAAAACAACAGGAAGCATCCTCCTTGGCTCTGGCACGCATGGTGATTGAGCAGCCATCTTACACAGGGAAAGAAGATAAATCAT CTGGTTTTCTCCGATGGGAAAAGACCCAGTCagttcataaaaacatcaattcCTATGAAAACAGCTGGCTGACTATTCTAGAGCCGGGTGATTACTATGTGTACTCCAGGGTGACCTTCTCCAAAGGTAGCGCTAAGATACCACTGGCCAGCAGGGTCAAGCTGAGAAAGTCGGAGACGGAAAAGGATGAGACTGTGATGAAGGCCTACTGCAGCCTGAACAGCAGCAACATCTCAAGGAAATCAGCATCAGATCCTGACATGTGCACAGCCACACAGATGGAGCTGCTCACACTGGAAAAAGGAAACCAACTCAGTGTTTGGGTACAAGACCTCTCGCTTGTGGACTATGAAGCGGGTGCAACAACATTTGGGATGTATAAACTGTAG